The following nucleotide sequence is from Pedobacter sp. PACM 27299.
TTACGTCTGATTTCTTCGATAACTTCATCGGTACTCCTATTTCTATCTTTCTTTAACTGAATCAGGTAATCTCCGGTATTAGGCTCTGTAATAAAAAAGCCCATCTGCGTACCTGTCCGCCGGGAATAAGTAGCTACCTCCGGAATCTTGACAATCATCCGCTCCACTTCAGTCAGGATTCGATCCGTCGCTTCCAAAGAAGTACCTGGAGGTGTTTTATAATCCAGCACCACACTGCCTTCATCCATTTCCGGTAAGAACCCCGTTTCTAAACGAGGAAACAGGAACAGCATCAGCAATAGGAGCAAGCCAATAAATCCATAACTCCAATAAGATCTTTGAATAAAATAGCTGATCCAGGCACTGTTCTTTGACTCCCTTACTGGAACAGCGGGATTTAAGGCTGACACCTGCAGCAATTCCGCCGCTGCATTTTCTGAAATCGGGATTTCTTTTTTACTGAGTAATAGGTAAATCACTGGCAAACCAATCCAGGTTACAAAAAAAGAACACACCAGTGTGATGACCATGGTGTTGGTCATTACCTGAAAATAAGCGCCTGCAACACCTGTCATCAGTACAAAAGGAATAAAAATCACGATGGTGCTAATGGAGGAGCCCAGCATTGCCGGAAAGAGATAGGCGATTGCCTTTTTCAACAGCACATCAGTTGGCGCTCCCGGATGCTCTTCATGTGTTCGGTGAATCTGCTCAACTACCACAATTGCATCATCGATAATCAATCCGATAGCCGCAGCAATTGCACCTAGTGTCATGATATTGAAAGAGTAACCAATAGCGTACAAAGAGATGAGTGTTAAACCGAGGGTAACAGGAATGGTGAGCAAAATACTGAGACTGGGTTTCAGGGAGCGTAGAAAAACGATGGCCACTACAATGGCCAATACCAAACCGATCCACAAACTGTCAGTCACACTTTTTACTGTAGTATTCACAAAATCAGCCTGCAGATAATAAGGTTTTATTGTCACTCCCTGAGGTAAAATTTTTCTCAAATCAGCAACCTTCAGTTCCATTTGCGCGGAAAGATCCACCAGGTTCGCATTTGGCTGTTTGATGACTGCAATCAAAATTCCTGGCTTCCCATTGGCATTCACCCTGGTATATTCAATCGCTTCGGCTGCGCTAATTTCCGCAAGCTCTTTCAATCTAACTGCTCTATTGCCCTTTTTACTGACGATTACATTTTCAAGATCTGCCTTTGTCTTTAGCGTAGCATCTGTAACTGATAAATATAAATAGTTAAAATCCACTACATAACCATTAGATTTCACAAAGTTGGTTTGCGTCATTGCATTGGCAATTTGATCGGGACTAATCGCCAGCGCTGTCATTTTTGAAGGTTCTAGCTTTACGCGGTATTCCTTAGTTTTCCCACCGATGACCCGGATTTCCGAAACCCCTTCCACCTGCAATAGAAATGGCTTAATGGTATAATCTGCCAATTGTTTCAGTTCAATTGGGGATTTAATCCTGCTTTCCAATGTATAACCACTAACCGGAAGAATCGATGGATTCATCTTCTCTACTGTCAGGTTCAACTCTGGAGGAAGGCTGTTTTTAATTTTAGCAATCTGCGATTCAATTCTTTGCTGACTTAAATCGATGTCGGCATTCCAGTTCATGTAGGCTGATATTTCGCAGGTCCCCCTACTCGTTACACTTCTGATGAGCTTTAAATCCGGCACCTGTTTCACTACATTTTCCAAAGGCCGCGTCACTGTCAGCATCATCTGATTGACTGGCTGCAACTGACCTTCTGCAATGATCTTGATCTTTGGAAAAGTAATTTCCGGAAATAAAGCCGTTTTGATCCTGGTATAGGAAAAAGCGCCCCCCAGAAGAACCAGCAGCAAAACCACCATTAATGGTTTCTTATGAGAGATGAAAAAGTTATTCATAGCTTATTTCTTGATTTTAACTTTCGCTGTATCTGCAAGCCCATAATTACCGCCCAATACAAACCGATCATTGGCTGCAAAGCTGGGCGACAGGATTTCTACCTGTTTTCCATCATCGATCCCCTTTTTCACAACCACCTTAACGGCTGTCGAGTCGTTACTCAATTTCATTACCCAAAATTCATCTTCCGTTTCATTACTCAGCAGCGCAGTTTTTGGAAGCGTCAAGGCATTGGGATGATACAAATTGACAATTCTTGCGCTGGCTACGAGATTTTCTGGAATGGTATGATCAGGAGCAACATGAATGATAAAACGCTGCGTCTGCGCTACAGAATCTACACTGGCCAAAGGAAGGCCAATCGTTCCGGCCAACTGCTCTCCGTCTGGCAAAGTCAGCGCTACCACAGCATTATTGACTAAACTTTGTCTCATCGCATAAGGAGCATCCAATAAAAACACCAGGCTATTTTTATTACTCAAAACCGCAAGAACCTCTCCTTCTGGCACATAATCTCCCTTTTGATGGTTCAGCATAGTGATGAAACCAGGTGCTGCAGCCCGGATATTTGAGGTGCCTGAAAACTTAAATGCTGGATCAAGCCGATTAATGGAATTCCCAATGGCCTGCGCTTCTTTAGTGACCAGGCTGAATAACACCTGGCCACTACGAACAGCATCCCCCATTTTGACCTTCATTTCCTTTAGGTATCCATTTATACTGGCCTTGATATAGCTTTTTTCCAGATAGCTGGAACTGGCATTTAAATCCACATGCGAAGTCATATCCTGATATGCAGGAAGTGTAATTTCTACTATAGTTTGCTGTTCCTGAGCAACCAGACTATTATCTTTTGCCGGAGTTCCACAGGCAGCCAGCAATAGACTGAGGCAAGCAGCAACTATATTTTTTATTACATTCTTCATATTATCTGTTCCAATAATTGAATTGATTGATCAGCTTAAAGCCATTGATATAGGTTTGACGCAGCAGATTTTTAGCGGTTAGGTAATTGTTAATCGCGAGGATATAATCGGCAATCCTAAGGTCACCGGTATGCAGCAGCCGACTATCTACCTCGATCAAACTTTTAGCAAACCTGATCTGCTCGTTAAGCTGTGGATACAAATCCTGATTTTCCTTGATCTGCTGCAGCAATAGATGAACTTGCTGTTGATGCTGTCTGATAAAAAACTCCTGATAAGCGAGTCTGGTTTCCTGCTGAATATTCAGCTGCTGCAGCTGCATCGTTTTTTGATGCCCATCATAAATTGGGATAGAAAGTGTAAAACCAGCACTTGTTCCGAAATTCTTGTAGGGCTGTAGTAAAAATGAAGAATTATACCCCCCATTTACATAAATACTGGCTTTGGGTCTGTAGTTCAGCGCTACCCCAATCTTATCATTTTCATTTTTTAGACTGTCTAACTTGTAGCGTGTAGTAAAAAATGAGCCGCGCACAGGAATAGCAGGACTAATATCAGGGGCCTCTATTGGATTTACAGCGGTATCAATTATCCCACAAAGGTAATTTAACATCACATAGTCACTATTAAACTGCATTTCTGCTTGTTTACAGGCTAATCGCTGCTGTTGAAAGGTGACCAGGAAAGTAAGATATTCAGATTGCTTATACGTATTTGCGCGGGTAAGTTTTTTCAGAACCACCTCTTCTTTTTTCAGTAGTTCATAAACTTCCGCATTAAACACCATTTGCTCCTGACTTGCGTAAGCATTTAAATATTGATCCGTAATGTTCTTTTTTAGGTCAAGTAACGACCAACTGGCCGCATATTTAATGGAATCGCGATGAATCTTTAATTGCTCTTGTTGCTGATTGATTCGACCTTTCCCTATCAGCATATAATTTACAGTCAGCAATGCCTCCAGGCTCTGCCCGTTACTAAGTGCTTGATCATAACCGTAACCTTTAACCACTGGCGCATATAAACCTGTTGAGCTTGCGGTAACCTGGGGGCGATAACCGGCCCGCCACCTTAAACTATCTATCCGATTGCTGAGCTGTTGGTTTTTATAATCATTCAAAACCGGACTGGCAGTCAGCCCCTGATGGATAAAGTAATCCAGGTCTTTCCCGGAAATAGATTGTCCTTTTCCAGAAATTGAAAATAACAGCAGCACAATCAGTGCATATAGACTAGTTTTAGAACGTTCCATGAAAAGAAAGACCAACTGTTTTATCTTGATATACCGGCACCATACTATAGCTCAGCGTCTGTTTTCCGATCAGGAGTTTCTTTACATGCGGATATAAGTAATAGGCAATTTTGGTAGATAGGATTCCGATTCCCGCACCTGCAACCACATCACTCAGCCAATGTTTATTGTTGTACATCCTCAATGTACCTGTAGCCGTCGCCACCGCATATCCGGCATAGCCGTACCAGGGAGAAACATCTTTATATTCTTGATTTAAAAATTCGGCTGCGGCAAAAGCAGTAGCAGTGTGTCCTGAAGGAAAGGAATTATAACCGCTGCCATCTGGCCTTAACCGGTGGGAAGTTTTCTTTAAGATGGATACACTTCCTCCCATAATGGCGGTAGACAATACATAAATCCCTGTCGCATCTACCAGACTATGCTTTCCTTTTATTCCAGCAAAATTTAGTGCATAAACCGCAAGTGCCGGCGCAAACTGCGTGTAATTATCCAGATGCGCCGCAAATAATGGATGGTCTTCCTGAAGTTCGCTTTTTGTAGTTAAATCCAGATCTCTGATCGGATTGTTCCCAAAAGACAGCGCTCCATAAGTGAGAAATACTGCAGGAATAATCAATGCCTTTACTTTTAAAGGATGATCGCTGGCACGCTGCAGGGCTAAGGAATCAGTAGATTGAACCTGGGCATACAGAAAACCGGGCAAACAAAATGCAATTAACAGACAGTGTAGCTTTTTCATTATTCAAATGTTTAACTAAAGCTAACACTCAAATATGTAGAAATTCTGTAGTGGGCTAATCCCTAAAAAGTCCCCGACATCGAAAAGCCAAGCGTTTTTTGCTGATAGGCTGGCATCACATTGAAATTGCTTTGTTTTCGGCCCATAATCAGCCTTTTCAGCTTTGGGTAGACTAAATAACCCAGCTTAGCAGACAAGATACCTACACCAGCACCTGCCACCACATCACTTACCCAATGCTTATTATTATAAAGTCTGAATATTCCTGTAGTAGTGGCCACCGCATAACCTGCGTAACCAATCCATGGAGATACATCCTGATATTCCTGTTTTAAGAATTCTGCCGCTAAAAAAGCGGTTGCCGCATGTCCGGAAGGAAAAGAGTCGTAACTGCTTTCATCAGGGCGTAACCGATGAGATCCTTTTTTTCCCAATGCCACGACTCCTGTCATGATGCCCATAGACACGACATAATTACCTGTTGCATCAAGGTAGCTATTCTTGCCTTTTATGCCAGACAGATTAAGGCCATATACCGCTAATGCGGGTACATAACGCATAAAATCATCGGCACTTTTAGAAAAAAACGGATGATCCTCCTGAAGTTCCGCCTGCGTACTGCGGTCAAGATCTCTAATGAAATTATCTCCTTTTGCCATCAGGCCGTAGCCTATAAATACTGCAGGAATGATAAAAGGGGCAACTTTAACCTTATTCTTATTTGTTAATGAATCTGCCAACTGGCCTTTGGTTATTAAGGAAAAACACAACATTAGCAACACGCTACACTTCAATCTCAACATCTTTATATATATCTTATCTCTAAATTACCAGTTAATTCTGTAGTAATTCTGTGGCTGAAAAACCTTTTCTCAGGCCAAATTTGCAGTTTTACAAAAATCAAGCCCATTGATGGCATCATAAATGTGGCTACCACGCAATTACATTAAAATATATTATATGTCCAAAATTGAAATCACACTGGATCATCTCTTAGACGGCCTAATAGCTCGTATACCGTCTTTTATAGCAGCGCTCATCACTTTATTTGTTGGCCTCTATCTCATAAAATTTCTACTCCGTTTTTTAACCAATCGTTTTACAAAAGGAAGAATTGACATCTCGCTGTCTAGTTTTTTACTGAGTATTATCAAAGTTGTACTTTATGTACTGTTGTTATTAACAGTTGCTTCTACACTAGGTATTCAAACCACCTCTTTCGTGGCTGTACTAGGTGCTGCAGGCCTGGCGGTAGGGTTAGCTTTACAAGGCAGTCTGTCGAATTTTGCTGGTGGTGTCCTGATCTTATTATTTAAACCATTTAGAGTGGGACATGCGATATCTACAAATAATGGCGTCAGTGGTACGGTACTTAAAATTGACATCCTATATACTACCCTAAAGGCTGGGAACGGTACCACTTTATATGCTCCTAATGGTCCTCTTGCCAATGCAGTCATCAACAATCTAAGCGACAATGACACCAGGATGCTGGAATACGTGATTGGTGTTTCTTACGATTCAGACATCAATGTGGCCAGAAATGAAATTATAAAAGTGCTGGCTGCAGACCCACAGATCCTCAAAGAACCTGAACCTAAGGTATTGGTTACTGCTTTAGCGGATAGCTCGATCAACCTGACTATCCGTGCCTGGGCAGAAAACAAGGAATTCTGGCCAGTATACCACAGAAATTTTCAATTGATCAAAGAAGAACTGGATAAAAACAGCATTGGAATCCCATATCCGCAGCGCGAAGTCCATGTGATTACAGGAACGGAAACGGCAAAGTAAGTTATTTGCATAAAAAAAGAGCGTATCTTTTGGATACGCTCTTTTTTTATAGTTCATATAGCAGGGCTATTATTTACCTTCGTATTTTTTGAAGATTGAGGTCGCTGTATGGCCACCAAAACCAAAGGTATTGTTCATTACGTAGTTGATCTTTTTAGCAACTGACTTTCCTAGAACGATGTTTAATCCTTCAGGCATCCCTTCATCCAAATTCTCTGTATTTATAGTAGCCGGAACCATATCATGCTGTGCAGAAAGGATACTGATCACACTTTCAATTGCACCTGCAGCACCCAACAAATGGCCTGTCATAGATTTTGTTCCGCTGATCAATACCGGAGCGTCATTGAATACTTTTTTAATTCCGATCAATTCACTTAAATCACCAAGACCTGTTGAAGTCGCGTGTGCATTTATATAATCAATTTTTTCAGGCTCAATTCCAGCATCCTTCAATGCTTTTTTCATACCTTGAACCGCACCTAATCCCTGAGGATGTGTTCCCGTTAAGTGGTAAGCATCAGCAGCCATACCACCACCAACCATCTCACCATAAATAGTAGCACCTCTGGCAATTGCGTAATCGTAATCTTCCAGGATCAGGGCAGCAGCACCTTCAGCAATCACAAAGCCATCTCTGTCTTTATCGAATGGGCGTGAAGCTTTTTCAGGATCATCATTTCTTTTTGACAAAGCCTGAGCACCATTAAATCCTCCCACAGAAGAATCCGTGATAGCAGCCTCAGAACCACCTGCGATCATGATATTTGCTTTTCCTAATCTGATCGTATCAAAGGCACTGATAATTGCAGTGTTTGAAGAAGCACAAGCGGAAACTGTACAATAGTTTGGTCCATGCAGACTGTTACGTATAGAGATCACTCCAGCCGCGATATCCACAATCATTTTAGGAATAAAATAAGGGCTGAATCTTGGAGTCCCATCACCTAAGTGATATTCTTTCAATTGCTGTTCAAAAGTACCGATTCCTCCGTTTCCAGTTGCCCAGATCACACCTACCTCACAGCGGTCTTCTTCAGACATGGCAGAGAAATCAAGTCCTGCAGCTTTAATCGCCTGATCACTTGCTGCAATAGCATATTGAGTATAGACATCATACTTTTTGATTTCTTTTTTCTCAACGTAATCTTCTGCATTAAAGTCTTTGACCTCACAGGCAAAATGAGTTTTAAATTTGGTAGAATCAAACTTTGTGATTGGTCCTACTCCACTCTTACCTGCCAGGATATTCTTCCACAATTCATCTACAGAATTTCCTAATGGACTAATAACACCCATACCGGTTACGACTACTCTTTTCATCCTATTTTTTTATTTTATTTAATATTGTTAAGGCTAATGCCCTTGTATTTTTATTTATCTGTTGTACTGTCTTCGGGTTTTCTTCTCTCCGTCCGCAGTAGATTGCTATATCCTTTTGCAATGAGCCGTGTTCTGCTTTCGTTCCATACCTCACAGGTGACATTGGCAATTTGCCGGCCTTTCTTTACCATTATAGTTTCTGCAATGATCAGGTCTTCTTCTTTCGCAGCGGCGAAATAATCCACCACAAGATTGATCGTCACATAATAATAGGGCTCGTCGTAGGCAAACAGTGTCGCTCCGATGGCATCATCAATAATGGCAGCAGTAATACCGCCATGCAGGATTCCCATGGGATTGGTCATTTCTTCCCTCACCTTATGCTGTAATACCAGCTTTCCCTTTTCTACGGCTAGAATCGTTGGCCTTAACCAGTTCAATACCGGCGACAAAGAGGTCTTCATCTCTTGTCCGATGTGCTGTTTGAAAAACTCTGAGGGTTTAAGCATCTATTCCTAATTTAAGGTGAATCAGTTAAGATTTTTAGATCCACACCGCCGTGGAAGCTAAAAATTCCACGGCGCAAATATACCCACCCTTAGTTGAAAAACAAACTAAAAGGCCGAATGAATGCGGAAAAGACTAGTTAACGATCGCGGCAGCCTGTGTTTGAACAGCCATTTTCTCTGTTTCTATGGCAGTCAACCCTTTATTAATCTCATTGTACATATTTAAGGCATCGGGATGTAATGCGAGGATTCCATTTACCTGCTGTGTGTTTCCAACCGCCAATTGCTCGTTTAACAAGACCACATCTGCAGCATTCAATTGATTATTTTCGAATTTAGCCGTCCAATGGTTGATGAAACCAGCCATTTGTTTGCTCTCCATTTCTCGGGTAATTGGATTTAGGCTCTTTTTCAATAATTCGGCTTCATAGCTGGCCGGGCTGCACATTGGATTAAATGCCTTCAGAAAAGGCATATTGTATTGATTTAACTTTTTAAAAGCACCAAAAAGATAAGGCAGCGCTACAATAGCAAGGAGGATTAAAGCACCAATTGTTAGGTAATTCATATTTAAGCTAGGGTTTGATCTTTTCATTCCTACCGAATCTACCGGCAGGAGGAGGTAAAAGTAATAGAAAAATAAGGAATTTGGAAAATACTAAAGATACCATTCCATCCATTTGCGAAGCCAGCCTACGCGTTCTTTGATGAATCTGGGTGTAAAAAAGAAATTAGACCAGTCTTCAAAATGATCATGATGGAATTTGAAATAGAAGATCCACCAGGCAAAACCGAAGTATGGAATAGCGCGCAGCTCCTCTTCGGATATTGGCCGTACCGTTCTATAGCCCTCCACAAAGATTTGAAATTCCGCATCTGCAGCTTCCTGGCTTCTCTTTTTAAACAGCACGTGCAGGAAATAATGCGCATATAAAGAGGCCAGGTCATTGACCAGGTATCCTTTCCCTGCGAAATCAAAATCAAAAAAGGTCAGTGTCCCATCGGCTTGAAAATGGAAATTTTTAGGCAGGTAGTCATAGTGACAGTAGCCATAGCCAAATGTATTGAAATCAAGTGCTTTCATTTTATCAATCACCAGCCGCACCGCTTCTTCTAAAAAGGCATATTCTTCTTCCAAGCCCTTAAACGCCGGCTTAATGGATTCCAAAGGTTCAATAAGCATCGTATCTATGTTATATTCCTTTCTTTTATGCGCTAGTTCCAATCCTTCGCTGAGCGTATGAACAACCGCCATCTCTTTCCCAAGGGTAGTCAGATGAGCCTCGTTCATATCAACCACCTCTCCCTCTGCAAAAGCAAATAAAACACCATATCTTTTCCCCTCTGCTGCATTAAAAGACTGGATAAACTCTCCATGCACATCTTCAATAGGGAAAGCTACTTTTGCCCCTCCGTATTTTAAAGTATTTAGCAGTTCTACTTCCCCTTTAATTTCCGTTAGACTGCGATGCGCGGTCCTATAGATCTTAAAGATGTACTTGAAACATAGATTTTCCAGTATATAGGTATCACTTACATTGTGAATCAAGAGTCGGCAAGTCAGGTCATGAAATCCGTATTGCTGCATCAGAAATACATTTAAGGCCGATGCAGAGAGCATAGAATATTGAGTTGGGAAAATATCAGCAGGGATCATTCCACTAAAATGCAGATTATTTCCTGCCTAGCACTGATTATTCAGGTGATGATCTGCTAAAAAAATGACTGCAACACTTAAACACCTCTTAATTCAGGTTGGAAATAGAAGAGATTACCGCCTGAGGACACTGTACAGCACAGCAATTGCTTAAAAAACAACTCATCACCTTCAAAAGCCCAGGGATACTAAATGGCTTCTGCAAGAAAGCATTGCAATTGGATGCTCCTAAAGATAAAAAGTTCTTAGGAAGGCTGGAATAGATGACTACAGGAATCCGGCAAGTACGTTGGCAACTCTTTAACTGCGCACAAAGTTCTCCTCCGTTTGAGCAGGGCAGCAAGTATTCCGTTAGGACTAAATTAGGCCTAAAGTCCTCTGCGAGCGGAACAATATCCGCTACCTGATGATAGATTCTATGCTGGAAGCCTAATTTCTGAAAGCTCCAGACAGTCAGTTGCAAAGCATTTTATCGTTATCCACAACGATGATCCTTGCTGGTCGGATTTGTAAAATTGGATAATTTTCCGGTCTATTGTGTTGTTGCAAATTTACCATGAGTATCAATTTTCTATAAATTTACGAGAATATATCCCGGCTCACACCCGTCTTTATACGGTTACGCACTACACTAAACACCTGTTTTACAGGTCAGTTAAACCCAGAGTATTTAAATCAATCAAAACAACTGGAAGAATAGAAGTTTTTAGAATTGAATTGGCTTCTTCGCGCTAAAACCTCCGCAGCCATATTTTGCTGCTGGTTTGATCAGCATATAGATACCCAGCCCTATGAATACCAATGCCGCTTTAAACCCGTAAAGATCAACAAAGGGCAGATCGCTTAACGTATATACACCTCCTATGATCACCAGGATTAGCCAGCCTGATACTTTAAAGTCTTTCTGATAGCCGATCCACAGACCTATGCCCAGCATAATTGTATGCCATGACAGCACCCAGCGTGGAATCCCCAGACCTAAATTATCCAGGATCATGATTAAACCTACTGCGACAATAACTGCCCCTGCAGCAACATTAAAGTTGAATTTGTGTTTTTTTACCTGCGTTTCCATATTCTTTTTTCTTCAAAACTATGGAGGAACGCAATGCAGGTCAAGCGATTTATGTTGTACTCCCGTAGCTTATCGGTAAAATGCGGAAAAACACCGGTAGATCGCTTGTCGATTAAACCTTGATTCGTTCTATAACTGGTGTATCAGTAGCTGTATTGATTCCGCTCAGCTCTACATATTTTACATTTGGAAGCCAAAAAGAGCCGCCTTCGATTCTTACAAAAATCTTATTCAATTCAATTTTCTTATTGTTTACAGTTACATAAACATGGAACTTCTGATCTTCTTTTGAGACCATCAGATACATTGGAATCTTTTTATGGGACACAAAACGAATCTCATACTGATCTTTTCCGATCTCTTTAGTTTGGATGCCATAGGCGAACTTACGCTGGATATAGCTCAGATCTTTTTTCTCTCCGTTATCATCATAACGCAGCCAATATACCAATAATGGTTCCGCCCTGTTGACCTCACCTTTGGCATCTACATTCAGTTCATAAATGATGGTATTGGTATTCGGATCTCTTTGCAAATAGAACAGCTGATTCTTGATTCCTTTCGGCGTTGGAAATTTTAATGGAGAAGGATTATTGCGGTCAGCAGTCTGCGCATTTACCGTAAAAACGGTCAGCATAAAAATAAACAGCGCTAAGCAGACACGGCTTATTTTAGTAAAAATGATAGTAGTCATTGTGTTTTTATTTTACTCCGGTAAGCAGCCCTGTTATTAAGTCTGAGGGGAATAAGGTAGCTGCAAAGCTATAGATTTCTAAAAACAACTTATCCAGTGGATTGTCAAAATAATGGGGTGAACTGAATTTTTACAGCTCAATTTTTCTGCCAGGGGCTTACATTTCAGTGGAGTAGCAGAAAAAATGCATCGCCGCAGTAAACCTAAATAAACACCTTAATTTAAAATCATAATCAACTGAATAAAAGCACTATATTATTCAGTTAATAATTTGTTTTAATCAAATGATTAATTCTAATTTTCACACTGAAAGCGTTTTTAGCATGGCTTCTACCCAAATTGGAACCCAATGTTTTCGCTCTTCCATGAGCTGATCAAATTCAGCCTTTCCTTGCTCCCCCTCTGCTTTTAAAACCGGACTGCTGATAAAAGGAAAAACAAGCAATCCCAGCAGGTTCATGATAAAGTGCATCGGATCTACCTTCTTCTGAGTAGTGGCTTCCAGCTGCTTGTAAAAGTTAGATTCGATCAGCATTTCCTTCACATTTAGATTGGCTTCCATCCTGAAAGGGTTTGCCCTGATTTCAGTCAGGATGAACAAGGGCAGGTCGGGGTGACTTTTCAAAAGGTCAATATAGTGTCCTGCAATTCCTGCAATCTTATCCTTAAGTACCGTATTTACATCGTTCAGAATCTCCTCCAATCCCAGTAAAAAAAGCTGGAGACTTTCTTCCATTACGACATCAAACAACTTCTCTTTACTTCTGAAATAGTAGTTGAGTAAGGCCAGATTTATACCTGCCTCCGCAGCAATATCCCTGGTCCTTGTGGCTGCAAATCCTTTCTCTATAAACAGCTTGGTCGCCGCTTGCTTAATCTTTTCTTCAGTAGTCAGCGCCAAGGCCATCAATGTTTCTTTCTCTGCCATTTATCAATTGAGTGGGTTCATTCTTATCTTCACAAAGATAGCTAATCCTCTAAAGCGGATTTCAAAAAAAAAGCGATGCAGAGACTCGGCCCTGCATCGCTTTTAAGCATAATTTCTTCAGCTGCTAGAAGTCAAATTTGACTCTCGCACGAATACCCCAACTGGAAACGTTCGGGTTATCCAGGTAGTTGAATCTTTTCACCGCATCCACACGAAGTACTTTAAATATGTTCCCAACGCCCACACTTCCTTCCATATAAGGCGCTCTATTTAGGGAATTGGTGATCGGCTGCCCATTTTCATTGCGTACAAATTGCATTGCTTCCGGGTTCTTATCGGGGTTATTCTCGTCACGTAAACCGCCATACAACACTTTAAAAGACATCACTTCTCTTAATTTCAGTTTTTTAAGCAATGGGATTTTATTGAAAAAGAACCCATTAAAATTATGGTCCAGATTTACACTGGCATAATGATCACTGACAAACTCCAGGAAGTTCATCAGGT
It contains:
- a CDS encoding efflux RND transporter permease subunit, whose translation is MNNFFISHKKPLMVVLLLVLLGGAFSYTRIKTALFPEITFPKIKIIAEGQLQPVNQMMLTVTRPLENVVKQVPDLKLIRSVTSRGTCEISAYMNWNADIDLSQQRIESQIAKIKNSLPPELNLTVEKMNPSILPVSGYTLESRIKSPIELKQLADYTIKPFLLQVEGVSEIRVIGGKTKEYRVKLEPSKMTALAISPDQIANAMTQTNFVKSNGYVVDFNYLYLSVTDATLKTKADLENVIVSKKGNRAVRLKELAEISAAEAIEYTRVNANGKPGILIAVIKQPNANLVDLSAQMELKVADLRKILPQGVTIKPYYLQADFVNTTVKSVTDSLWIGLVLAIVVAIVFLRSLKPSLSILLTIPVTLGLTLISLYAIGYSFNIMTLGAIAAAIGLIIDDAIVVVEQIHRTHEEHPGAPTDVLLKKAIAYLFPAMLGSSISTIVIFIPFVLMTGVAGAYFQVMTNTMVITLVCSFFVTWIGLPVIYLLLSKKEIPISENAAAELLQVSALNPAVPVRESKNSAWISYFIQRSYWSYGFIGLLLLLMLFLFPRLETGFLPEMDEGSVVLDYKTPPGTSLEATDRILTEVERMIVKIPEVATYSRRTGTQMGFFITEPNTGDYLIQLKKDRNRSTDEVIEEIRRKIEQSQPALTVDFGQVIGDMLGDLMSATQPVELKIFGTNQKVLQQLSKKVADVVSNVKGTADVFDGIVIAGPSVDIRPDYAALAQYGISPAEFQLQVQAALEGNVVGSMYGLQQVYPIRMVSFNGKNPGVEQISQMNIFLANGKVLPIRMLAKVQTKSGEAELERENLQSIGLVSARLDQRDLGSVMADIQQQIGAKIQLPNGYFIEYGGAYAEQRQSFKELFMILMLSSLLVFSVILFVFKDFKIAFLILLIAVLGVSGSCLALFLTHTPLNVGSYTGLIMVVGIIAENAIFTFLQFKDSLKSKGRNEAIVYAISTRLRPKVMTALGAILALSPLALGIGAGAQLHQPLAIAIIGGFLVALPLLLIVLPSLISRFYRN
- a CDS encoding efflux RND transporter periplasmic adaptor subunit; protein product: MKNVIKNIVAACLSLLLAACGTPAKDNSLVAQEQQTIVEITLPAYQDMTSHVDLNASSSYLEKSYIKASINGYLKEMKVKMGDAVRSGQVLFSLVTKEAQAIGNSINRLDPAFKFSGTSNIRAAAPGFITMLNHQKGDYVPEGEVLAVLSNKNSLVFLLDAPYAMRQSLVNNAVVALTLPDGEQLAGTIGLPLASVDSVAQTQRFIIHVAPDHTIPENLVASARIVNLYHPNALTLPKTALLSNETEDEFWVMKLSNDSTAVKVVVKKGIDDGKQVEILSPSFAANDRFVLGGNYGLADTAKVKIKK
- a CDS encoding TolC family protein, whose protein sequence is MERSKTSLYALIVLLLFSISGKGQSISGKDLDYFIHQGLTASPVLNDYKNQQLSNRIDSLRWRAGYRPQVTASSTGLYAPVVKGYGYDQALSNGQSLEALLTVNYMLIGKGRINQQQEQLKIHRDSIKYAASWSLLDLKKNITDQYLNAYASQEQMVFNAEVYELLKKEEVVLKKLTRANTYKQSEYLTFLVTFQQQRLACKQAEMQFNSDYVMLNYLCGIIDTAVNPIEAPDISPAIPVRGSFFTTRYKLDSLKNENDKIGVALNYRPKASIYVNGGYNSSFLLQPYKNFGTSAGFTLSIPIYDGHQKTMQLQQLNIQQETRLAYQEFFIRQHQQQVHLLLQQIKENQDLYPQLNEQIRFAKSLIEVDSRLLHTGDLRIADYILAINNYLTAKNLLRQTYINGFKLINQFNYWNR
- a CDS encoding phosphatase PAP2 family protein; its protein translation is MKKLHCLLIAFCLPGFLYAQVQSTDSLALQRASDHPLKVKALIIPAVFLTYGALSFGNNPIRDLDLTTKSELQEDHPLFAAHLDNYTQFAPALAVYALNFAGIKGKHSLVDATGIYVLSTAIMGGSVSILKKTSHRLRPDGSGYNSFPSGHTATAFAAAEFLNQEYKDVSPWYGYAGYAVATATGTLRMYNNKHWLSDVVAGAGIGILSTKIAYYLYPHVKKLLIGKQTLSYSMVPVYQDKTVGLSFHGTF
- a CDS encoding phosphatase PAP2 family protein, which gives rise to MADSLTNKNKVKVAPFIIPAVFIGYGLMAKGDNFIRDLDRSTQAELQEDHPFFSKSADDFMRYVPALAVYGLNLSGIKGKNSYLDATGNYVVSMGIMTGVVALGKKGSHRLRPDESSYDSFPSGHAATAFLAAEFLKQEYQDVSPWIGYAGYAVATTTGIFRLYNNKHWVSDVVAGAGVGILSAKLGYLVYPKLKRLIMGRKQSNFNVMPAYQQKTLGFSMSGTF